The Aedes aegypti strain LVP_AGWG chromosome 3, AaegL5.0 Primary Assembly, whole genome shotgun sequence genome contains a region encoding:
- the LOC5573063 gene encoding leucine-rich repeat-containing protein let-4 isoform X2 has product MEHLPKTFLDKFPDLIALNVTGCNLTSVVITKSMQDLIATDNYINKIIVEQNPQQCPLNELHLQSNRISDISNITRNCKNLRILDLSRNQMLAEKSELDFSKFNGLNGLEYLSLADVGALYILEDKQVFLPNLTLLDLSLNSLLPVELHVDYFQSFKRLEVLRLNNNGFGQLDYNYFTEMDSLKEIYLEGNEFSCSYLKTMLEHLNSKGKKTPVARPATHCPAGYNIEQKMCCISETLMNTPNKTKPQTTTTSYVTETQSSVTTSTTRKPAEQTGKNAAGLFVLNSVIAMCGMVVSFSRWM; this is encoded by the coding sequence ATGGAACATCTACCAAAGACTTTTTTGGACAAATTTCCGGATCTCATAGCGCTGAATGTCACAGGTTGCAACTTGACATCTGTCGTTATTACCAAATCGATGCAGGATTTGATCGCTACGGATAATTACATAAATAAGATAATCGTAGAACAAAATCCTCAGCAGTGTCCACTAAACGAGTTGCATTTGCAGTCCAACCGAATATCAGACATCTCGAACATCACACGCAATTGTAAAAACCTCAGAATTTTGGATTTAAGTAGAAATCAGATGCTAGCCGAGAAGAGTGAATTGGACTTTTCGAAGTTCAACGGATTGAATGGACTGGAGTATCTTTCATTGGCTGATGTCGGCGCGCTGTATATTCTTGAAGATAAGCAAGTCTTTCTGCCAAATTTAACCCTGCTGGATCTATCGTTGAACAGCTTGCTGCCGGTAGAACTTCATGTGGATTACTTTCAGTCGTTCAAACGTCTGGAAGTACTGCGATTGAATAATAACGGTTTTGGCCAGCTGGACTACAATTATTTCACGGAGATGGATTCACTTAAGGAGATCTACCTGGAAGGTAACGAATTTTCTTGCAGCTATTTGAAAACGATGCTTGAACATCTCAATAGCAAGGGAAAGAAAACGCCAGTGGCACGACCAGCCACACACTGTCCCGCAGGATACAATATCGAACAGAAAATGTGTTGCATATCGGAAACTTTGATGAACActccaaacaaaacaaaacccCAAACGACCACTACTTCATATGTGACTGAAACACAGTCGTCTGTTACGACCAGCACTACCAGAAAACCTGCTGAACAAACTGGAAAGAACGCTGCTGGACTTTTTGTGCTGAACTCAGTGATTGCGATGTGCGGAATGGTGGTCAGCTTTTCCCGATGGATGTAG
- the LOC5573063 gene encoding leucine-rich repeat-containing protein let-4 isoform X1, translated as MVFRVKSIKTALLVLCIVIIALHNVDGITYECETVEKYDAQGRRFCVFRDVQYLSNTTDIDFKTSEEKQHVVFESSQMEHLPKTFLDKFPDLIALNVTGCNLTSVVITKSMQDLIATDNYINKIIVEQNPQQCPLNELHLQSNRISDISNITRNCKNLRILDLSRNQMLAEKSELDFSKFNGLNGLEYLSLADVGALYILEDKQVFLPNLTLLDLSLNSLLPVELHVDYFQSFKRLEVLRLNNNGFGQLDYNYFTEMDSLKEIYLEGNEFSCSYLKTMLEHLNSKGKKTPVARPATHCPAGYNIEQKMCCISETLMNTPNKTKPQTTTTSYVTETQSSVTTSTTRKPAEQTGKNAAGLFVLNSVIAMCGMVVSFSRWM; from the exons atggtttttcGTGTGAAATCGAT AAAAACTGCCCTGTTAGTGCTCTGCATTGTGATAATCGCACTACACAACGTCGATGGGATAACTTACGAGTGCGAAACCGTTGAAAAATATGATGCCCAGGGACGAAGATTCTGCGTGTTTCGTGACGTTCAATATTTATCGAATACTACCGACATAGATTTCAAAACCTCGGAGGAGAAACAACATGTGGTATTCGAAAGCTCTCAAATGGAACATCTACCAAAGACTTTTTTGGACAAATTTCCGGATCTCATAGCGCTGAATGTCACAGGTTGCAACTTGACATCTGTCGTTATTACCAAATCGATGCAGGATTTGATCGCTACGGATAATTACATAAATAAGATAATCGTAGAACAAAATCCTCAGCAGTGTCCACTAAACGAGTTGCATTTGCAGTCCAACCGAATATCAGACATCTCGAACATCACACGCAATTGTAAAAACCTCAGAATTTTGGATTTAAGTAGAAATCAGATGCTAGCCGAGAAGAGTGAATTGGACTTTTCGAAGTTCAACGGATTGAATGGACTGGAGTATCTTTCATTGGCTGATGTCGGCGCGCTGTATATTCTTGAAGATAAGCAAGTCTTTCTGCCAAATTTAACCCTGCTGGATCTATCGTTGAACAGCTTGCTGCCGGTAGAACTTCATGTGGATTACTTTCAGTCGTTCAAACGTCTGGAAGTACTGCGATTGAATAATAACGGTTTTGGCCAGCTGGACTACAATTATTTCACGGAGATGGATTCACTTAAGGAGATCTACCTGGAAGGTAACGAATTTTCTTGCAGCTATTTGAAAACGATGCTTGAACATCTCAATAGCAAGGGAAAGAAAACGCCAGTGGCACGACCAGCCACACACTGTCCCGCAGGATACAATATCGAACAGAAAATGTGTTGCATATCGGAAACTTTGATGAACActccaaacaaaacaaaacccCAAACGACCACTACTTCATATGTGACTGAAACACAGTCGTCTGTTACGACCAGCACTACCAGAAAACCTGCTGAACAAACTGGAAAGAACGCTGCTGGACTTTTTGTGCTGAACTCAGTGATTGCGATGTGCGGAATGGTGGTCAGCTTTTCCCGATGGATGTAG